The window GCCCGATGCGGTGGACGCGGTCGATCGCCTGGGTCTGCTCGGCGTTGGTCCACGACAGTTCGGCGAGTACGACGTTGGACGACACCTGCAGGTTGATCCCCACGCCGGCCGCGGTGAGGGAGCAGATGATGATCGAGACATCCTCGTCTTGGGTGAAGGAGTCGATCGCCTCCTGGCGCGCGTTCTTGGTCTGGTCGCCACGGATCTCGGTGTAGCGCAGTCCGCGCTTCTCGAAGACCACGGCCGCCTCGTCCATCACGTCGAGGTGCTTGGCGAAGAACACGACCTTGCCCGCGCTGCGCGCCAGTTGAGCGGCATAGTCGGCGGCGAGTTCGGCCTTGGCCTGCCCGATGCGACGCACCATCGCGAAGACGTTGGTGCCGTCGGCGGAGTCATCGGGACCTTCGGCGACCTCACGCTCGGCGACCCGGCGTACGAGAGCGTGGTCGATGCCGTCGAGATCGGTCACCGCGACACCTGCGCGGCGGTGCTCCAGCGCGGCCATATAACGACTGACCAGGCGGTCGGCGAGTCGACGCTCGGCCTCGGCGATGGAGCGTCCTTCCGCACCTTCGAGCTCGACCGGCATGTCCGCGATCCGGCGAGCCGGGATATCGGCCGCGACGTCGATCTTGCGGCGCCGCACGATGCCGAGGTCGACCACAGACTCGCGTGCCGCGGGATAGAACGCGTGGTCAGCGGGCGTGAAGCCGTTCTCTTCGAGTTCGGCCATCAACTCGCGACCGGGCTTGCGTTCGTCGATCCAACCGAGGAACTCCCAGATCGCGCGGAAGTCCTCGATGTCGTTGATCAACGGCGTGCCGGTCAGCGCCATCAGCAGCGGTCGGGACACGCGTTCGCGGATCTTGTGCGAGATCTCCTGGACGTGCTGGGAGCGCTGCGACTTCTTGTTCTTGATGTAGTGCGCCTCGTCGACCACCATGCCCCGGAAGCCGTGGTGGCCCATCCAGTCGACGTGTCGATCGAGGATCTCGTAGTTGATGATCACCACGTCGGCGAAGCCGTCGATCGTGTCGCCATCCCCGTGCACGACCGTCACGGTGCGCTGCGGCACCCACAGCTGAGCCTCGCGCGCCCAGTTGGTCTTCACGACGTTGGGAACGACCACAA of the Nocardioides sp. genome contains:
- a CDS encoding DEAD/DEAH box helicase; this encodes MTTQRDRRSGSNRRGRNQSRKRDNDGVMPILARAVREIETAVGRGQIGPELRARFQAVALLAREERVRARTEETLTDAQRDSMLKRLDGVATILAQSAAREPSLFVVLQPDAQVSDRTRQIVREMQRGAGYTPVEEQAVEPSETEVARLERKVLPRSVIAAQLANPFQVPDFSVTAPKLTGYLAGWELIGPLLNAFEHPVAGASAAMELPEPRPVPLPRGIELMDHQSRLIAAVTEGHRTFLLADEPGLGKTAQALLAAEAAKAYPLLVVVPNVVKTNWAREAQLWVPQRTVTVVHGDGDTIDGFADVVIINYEILDRHVDWMGHHGFRGMVVDEAHYIKNKKSQRSQHVQEISHKIRERVSRPLLMALTGTPLINDIEDFRAIWEFLGWIDERKPGRELMAELEENGFTPADHAFYPAARESVVDLGIVRRRKIDVAADIPARRIADMPVELEGAEGRSIAEAERRLADRLVSRYMAALEHRRAGVAVTDLDGIDHALVRRVAEREVAEGPDDSADGTNVFAMVRRIGQAKAELAADYAAQLARSAGKVVFFAKHLDVMDEAAVVFEKRGLRYTEIRGDQTKNARQEAIDSFTQDEDVSIIICSLTAAGVGINLQVSSNVVLAELSWTNAEQTQAIDRVHRIGQTEPVTAWRIIAAQTVDARIAELIDSKAGLAARALDGATEEETTTADIQVETLVSILTSALEERLAG